Part of the candidate division WOR-3 bacterium genome, ACCAAATACTTATGAGATACTCAAGTGCAATTCATCAAGCAAAGAAAACGTGATTTTGAATCAGTGCGCGGTACTCGCGAGACATCAGATGGTTGTGATACATGATTATGGATATGAGTATTCTGGATTCAATTCTATGTTTGCGGAAAGATTGCCCAATGAAATAGCAAGTAAAATAAGGACCGTGAAACATAAGGTGAAGGCAGTATCTGTTGATGAGTATGTCGCAAACGTATCCGTTGTTCCCGATTTCATTAAAATCGATGCGGAAAGTTCTGAATCGATGATTTTACGTGGTATGGAGGATACGATAAGGAAACATCGGCCTATCATATCAATAGAAGTGGGTGATGCAGGCATTAAGGGTGTTCCAAGGAGCGTAGAGCTGATAAATTACTTGGTTAATAAGGGCTATCA contains:
- a CDS encoding FkbM family methyltransferase, with the translated sequence MYIVIPEEISLHLFRHGMYEPGLTAMILKFLKPGMVFLDIGAHYGYFTLLASNIVGKYGKVHAFEPTPNTYEILKCNSSSKENVILNQCAVLARHQMVVIHDYGYEYSGFNSMFAERLPNEIASKIRTVKHKVKAVSVDEYVANVSVVPDFIKIDAESSESMILRGMEDTIRKHRPIISIEVGDAGIKGVPRSVELINYLVNKGYQAYEYKNGSIRKHDISDNQYAFENILFIMK